The DNA region CGGGGACTACAACATCGGGGGCGACGCCTGGTCCTCCCGCATCCTGCTCGAGGAGATGGGGCTGCGCGTGGTCGCCCAATGGTCGGGGGATGGAACGCTCAAGGAGCTCGAGCGGACTCCCAAGGTGAAGCTCAACATCCTCCACTGCTACCGGTCGATGAACTACATCTCCCGCCACATGGAGGAAAAGTTCGGGATTCCGTGGGTCGAGTACAACTTCTTCGGCCCGACAAAGATCGAGGAGTCGCTGCGCAAGATCGCCAGCCACTTCGACGACAAGATCCGGGAAGGGGCGGAGCGGGTGATCGCCAAATATCGGCCGATGGCCGACGCGGTGATCGCGAAGTTCAAGCCGCGGCTGGCCGGCAAGAAGGTGATGCTTTTCGTCGGGGGACTCCGCCCGCGCCATGTAATCGGTGCCTATGAGGACCTCGGCATGGAGGTGATCGGCACCGGCTACGAGTTCGGCCACAACGACGACTACCAGCGGACGACGCACTACGTGAAGGACGGCACGCTCATCTACGACGACGTGACCGGATATGAGTTCGAGAAGTTCGTGGAGAAGCTCGAGCCCGATCTGGTCGGCTCCGGAATCAAGGAAAAGTACGTCTTCCAGAAGATGGGAGTTCCCTTCCGCCAGATGCATTCCTGGGACTATTCGGGCCCTTACCATGGCTATGACGGCTTCGCCATCTTCGCGCGGGACATGGACATGGCGATCAACAACCCGATCTGGGGGCTGACCAAGGCGCCCTGGAAAAAGGACTGAAGCCGGCGGGCGGGAAGCGGGTCCGGCGGAACACACCAAGGAAGAAAGGGACAAGCTATGGAGACAAACGGAGAGACCAAGAGTCAGAACGCCGAGCACGTTCTCGACCACTTTCATCTCTTTCGGCAGCCGCAGTACCTCGAGATGTTCGAGCGAAAAAAGCGGCAGTTCGAGGACCCGGCCTGCGCCGAGGAGGTCGAGCGGATCCGCGAGTGGACGAAGACCAAGGAGTATCGGGATAAGAACTTCGCCCGCGAGGCGATCACGATCAATCCGGCCAAGGCCTGTCAGCCCCTAGGGGCGATCTTCGCGGCGGTCGGGTTCGAAGGAACGCTCCCCTTCGTCCACGGCTCGCAGGGGTGCGTCGCCTACTTCCGCAGCCACTTCAGCCGGCACTTCAAGGAGCCGAGCGGCTGTGTCTCCTCCTCGATGACCGAGGATGCGGCGGTCTTCGGCGGGCTCAACAACATGATCGACGGGCTGGCCAACAGCTACGCTCTCTACAAGCCCAAGATGATCGCGGTTTCGACGACCTGCATGGCGGAGGTGATCGGCGATGATCTCAACGCGTTCATCAAGAACGCCAGGGAGAAGGGAAGCATTCCCCAGGACTTCGACGTCCCCTTTGCGCATACGCCCTCGTTCGTGGGCAGCCATATCACCGGATATGACAACATGATGAAGGGGATCCTGGAGTACTTCTGGGACGGAAAGGCGAAGACGGTGGCCCCGCTCGAGCGGAAGCCCAACGAAAGGATCAACCTGATCGTCGGCTTTGACGGCAACGTGGTCGGGAACATCCGGGAACTCCGGAGGATTCTCGATCGGATGGGGGTCGACTATCTGATTCTCTCCGACAATAGCGACGTCTGGGATACCCCGACCGACGGGACCTTTCGGATGTACGACGGCGGGACCAAGCTCTCCGAGATCTCCGAGGCCCTCCATTCGAAGGCGACGATCTCGATGCAGAGCTTCTGCACGCCCAAGACGCTGCCCTATATCCAGAGCAAAGGGCAGGAGACCGTCGCGTTTCATTACCCGATCGGGGTCGCGGCGACGGACCGCTTTCTCCAGGAGGTCTCGCGCCTATCGGGCAAGCCGATTCCCGAAACGCTGGAAAAGGAGAGAGGACGGCTTGTGGATGCGATCGCCGACTCGAGCCCCCACATCCACGGCAAGCGCTTCGCGGTCTACGGCGATCCCGATGTCGCGCTCGGAATGGCGGGATTCCTGCTCGAGCTCGGGGCCGAGCCGGCGCATATCCTGGCCACGAACGGCGATTCGGAGTGGGAAGCGAAGGTGCGCGAGCTCTTGAGCAGCTCTCCCTTCGGGGCCGGCTGCCAGGTCTATCCCGGAAAGGATCTCTGGCATCTGCGCTCGCTGCTCTTCACCGAGCCGGTCGACTTCCTGATCGGGAACACCTATGCCAAGTACCTGGAGCGCGACACCGGGACGCCGCTGATCCGGTTCGGTTTTCCGATCTTCGACCGCCACCACCACCACCGGTTTCCGGTCTGGGGCTACCAAGGAGGACTCAACGTGCTCGTGAGGATCCTCGATAAGATCTTCGACGAGATGGATCGGAACACCAACGTTCCTGCGAAGTCGGACTACAGCTACGACATCATTCGCTGAACGGACGGAGAGCGGGCGTCGGCGCGGAGACTCGGATGAGCAATCTCTCGGAGAAGGTCCAGGCGGTATTCCAAGAGCCCGGTTGCCCGAAGAACCAGGCGAAATCGGAAAAGGAGCGGAAAAAGGGGTGCACCAAGCAGCTCCAGCCGGGAGCGGCAGCCGGCGGCTGCGCCTTCGACGGGGCGAAAATCGCCCTCCAGCCGATCACCGACGTGGTCCATCTGGTCCACGGGCCGATCGCCTGCGAAGGAAATTCCTGGGACAATCGGGGGTCCAAGTCCTCCGATTCCCATCTCTACCGGATGGGCTTCACGACCGACATCCAGGAAATGGACGTGGTCTACGGGGGGGAGAAGCGCCTTTTCCGGGCTATCAAGGAAGCGATCGACCGCTACGACCCGCCGGCGGTCTTCGTCTACCAGACCTGCGTCCCGGCCCTGATCGGCGACGACATCGACGCCGTCTGCCGGGCGGCCCGGAAACAGTTCGGCCGTCCGGTCGTCCCGGTCCAGTCGCCGGGCTTCGCCGGGAGCAAGAACCTGGGCAACAAGCTCGCCGGCGAGGCGCTGCTCGATCATGTGATCGGCACCGAGGAGCCGGCCTACACGACTCCGTACGACGTCAACATCATCGGGGAGTACAACCTGGCGGGCGAGCTCTGGCAGGTAGAACCGCTTTTCGAGCAGCTCGGCATTCGGATCCTGGCCTGCATTTCCGGAAATGCCAAGTATCGCCAGATCGCCTCCTGCCACCGGGCGAAGGCGGCGATGCTGGTCTGCTCCAAAGCCATGATCAACATCGCCCGCAAGATGGAGGAGCGCTACGGGATTCCCTTCTTCGAGGGCTCCTTTTACGGGATCTCCGACACGAGCGATGCCCTGCGGAATCTCGCCGATCTGCTCGTGCGGCGGGGCGCCCCCGAGGAGCTGCTGGCAAAGACCGAGCTGCTGATCCGGCGGGAGGAGCAGAAGGCTTGGGAAGAGCTCAACGCCTACCGGAAGCGGCTGGCGGGTAAGCGGGTGCTCTTGATCACGGGCGGGGTCAAGTCCTGGTCGGTGGTCTCCGCCCTCCAAGAGGTCGGCATGGAGATCGTAGGGACCAGTGTGAAGAAATCGACCGAGGAGGACAAGGAGAGGATCAAGAAGCTCATGGGGGATGAGGCCCATATGATCGAGGAGATGACGCCGCGGGAGATGTACCGGATGCTCAAGGAGGCGCGGGCGGACATCATGCTCTCCGGCGGACGCTCTCAGTTCGTCGCCTTGAAGGCGAAGATGCCCTGGCTCGACATCAACCAGGAGCGCCACCATGCCTACGCCGGCTATGAGGGGATGGTTGCGCTGGTCCGCGAGATCGACCGGGCTCTTTACAACCCGGTCTGGCAGGAGGTGCGCCTTCCGGCTCCCTGGGAGGAAGGATAGGCCGCCCGATCGGAAAAAGGAGGAAAGGTGGCTGAGGTCGTAACATCCAAGAAAGCGTGCAGCGTAAGCCCGCTCAAGATGAGCCAGCCGATCGGCGGAGCGCTGGCCTTCCTGGGCATCCAGGGCTGCCTGCCGGTCTTGCACGGCTCCCAGGGTTGCACCGCCTTCGGGCTGGTCCTCTTCGTCCGCCACTTTCGCGAGATGATCCCGCTGCAGACGACGGCGATGAACGAGGTCACGACTATCCTGGGCGGAATGGAGAACATCGAGCAGGCGCTCTTGAACATCGCCAAGCGGGCCAAGCCCGAGATCGTCGGGATCTGCTCCACGGGGTTGACGGAGACCAAGGGGGACGACGTCGCCGGCTATTGGAAGCTCATCCGTCAGCGGAGACCCGAGCTGGCGGACCTGCCGGTCGTCTATGTCTCTACCCCCGACTTCCAGGGAGCGTTCCAGGACGGCTGGGCGAAGGCGGTCGCCCGGATCCTCGAGGAGCTTGTGCCACCCGCGTCGCACCGTTACGAGGACCAGATCAACCTGCTGGCGGGAAGCCATTTGAGCCCGGGGGATCTCGAAGAGATCCGCCAGATTGTCGAGTCCTTCGGCTTTCGGCCGATCCTTCTTCCCGATCTCTCCGGCTCCCTCGACGGGCATATTCCCGAAGATTTCACCCCGACGACCCTGGGCGGCACCCGCCTGGAAGAGATCCGGAGCATGGGCTCTTCGCGAGTGACGATCGCCCTCGGCGAGCAGATGCGCGGGGCGGCGCTGGCTCTCGAAATGAAGTGCGGAATTCCGCACATCCTCGTAGATCGGCTCATGGGGCTCCGGTCGGTCGACCGATTCTTCCGCCTGCTTTCGGAGCTCTCGGGCCGGCCGGCGGCTCCGATCTATCGCCGCCAGCGATCCCAGCTGGTCGACGCGATGCTCGACAGCCACTTTTTCCTGGGCGGGGTGAAGGTGGCGATCGGCGCCGAGCCCGATCTGCTGCAGAATGTGGGGCATTGGCTCGTCGAGCTCGGCGCCGAGCTCAAGGCGGCCGTTTCGACGACCGAGTCGATCGTCTTCGCGGACCTGCCCGTGGCGCGGGTCCGGATCGGCGATCTGGAGGATCTGGAGCAGGAGGCTCTCGGGTGCCAGCTCCTGCTGACCCATTCCCACGGCCGCCAAATGGCCGCTCGGCTCCGGATTCCTTTTTACCGGATCGGTCTCCCCATCTTCGACCGGCTGGGCGCGGCCCACCAAGTGCTGGTGGGCTACCGGGGGAGCCGGAACTTTC from Methylacidimicrobium sp. AP8 includes:
- the nifE gene encoding nitrogenase iron-molybdenum cofactor biosynthesis protein NifE — encoded protein: MSNLSEKVQAVFQEPGCPKNQAKSEKERKKGCTKQLQPGAAAGGCAFDGAKIALQPITDVVHLVHGPIACEGNSWDNRGSKSSDSHLYRMGFTTDIQEMDVVYGGEKRLFRAIKEAIDRYDPPAVFVYQTCVPALIGDDIDAVCRAARKQFGRPVVPVQSPGFAGSKNLGNKLAGEALLDHVIGTEEPAYTTPYDVNIIGEYNLAGELWQVEPLFEQLGIRILACISGNAKYRQIASCHRAKAAMLVCSKAMINIARKMEERYGIPFFEGSFYGISDTSDALRNLADLLVRRGAPEELLAKTELLIRREEQKAWEELNAYRKRLAGKRVLLITGGVKSWSVVSALQEVGMEIVGTSVKKSTEEDKERIKKLMGDEAHMIEEMTPREMYRMLKEARADIMLSGGRSQFVALKAKMPWLDINQERHHAYAGYEGMVALVREIDRALYNPVWQEVRLPAPWEEG
- the nifN gene encoding nitrogenase iron-molybdenum cofactor biosynthesis protein NifN, which translates into the protein MAEVVTSKKACSVSPLKMSQPIGGALAFLGIQGCLPVLHGSQGCTAFGLVLFVRHFREMIPLQTTAMNEVTTILGGMENIEQALLNIAKRAKPEIVGICSTGLTETKGDDVAGYWKLIRQRRPELADLPVVYVSTPDFQGAFQDGWAKAVARILEELVPPASHRYEDQINLLAGSHLSPGDLEEIRQIVESFGFRPILLPDLSGSLDGHIPEDFTPTTLGGTRLEEIRSMGSSRVTIALGEQMRGAALALEMKCGIPHILVDRLMGLRSVDRFFRLLSELSGRPAAPIYRRQRSQLVDAMLDSHFFLGGVKVAIGAEPDLLQNVGHWLVELGAELKAAVSTTESIVFADLPVARVRIGDLEDLEQEALGCQLLLTHSHGRQMAARLRIPFYRIGLPIFDRLGAAHQVLVGYRGSRNFLFEVANLLIAAREEEEGAHRPRRMPREGIGRECGCQEEIRRTG
- the nifK gene encoding nitrogenase molybdenum-iron protein subunit beta is translated as METNGETKSQNAEHVLDHFHLFRQPQYLEMFERKKRQFEDPACAEEVERIREWTKTKEYRDKNFAREAITINPAKACQPLGAIFAAVGFEGTLPFVHGSQGCVAYFRSHFSRHFKEPSGCVSSSMTEDAAVFGGLNNMIDGLANSYALYKPKMIAVSTTCMAEVIGDDLNAFIKNAREKGSIPQDFDVPFAHTPSFVGSHITGYDNMMKGILEYFWDGKAKTVAPLERKPNERINLIVGFDGNVVGNIRELRRILDRMGVDYLILSDNSDVWDTPTDGTFRMYDGGTKLSEISEALHSKATISMQSFCTPKTLPYIQSKGQETVAFHYPIGVAATDRFLQEVSRLSGKPIPETLEKERGRLVDAIADSSPHIHGKRFAVYGDPDVALGMAGFLLELGAEPAHILATNGDSEWEAKVRELLSSSPFGAGCQVYPGKDLWHLRSLLFTEPVDFLIGNTYAKYLERDTGTPLIRFGFPIFDRHHHHRFPVWGYQGGLNVLVRILDKIFDEMDRNTNVPAKSDYSYDIIR
- the nifD gene encoding nitrogenase molybdenum-iron protein alpha chain — translated: MSLTTSAPEQSQEVRARNRELIEEVLKAYPEKAVKKRAKHLGVFEEGKPDCGVKSNIKSLPGVMTIRGCAYAGSKGVVWGPIKDMIHISHGPVGCGQYSWASRRNYYIGTTGVDTFVTMQFTTDFQERDIVFGGDKKLAKALDELQELFPLNKGITIQSECPIGLIGDDIEAVAKAKTKEFHGKTIVPVRCEGFRGVSQSLGHHIANDSIRDWVLDKTAGKEPEWVSTPYDVAIIGDYNIGGDAWSSRILLEEMGLRVVAQWSGDGTLKELERTPKVKLNILHCYRSMNYISRHMEEKFGIPWVEYNFFGPTKIEESLRKIASHFDDKIREGAERVIAKYRPMADAVIAKFKPRLAGKKVMLFVGGLRPRHVIGAYEDLGMEVIGTGYEFGHNDDYQRTTHYVKDGTLIYDDVTGYEFEKFVEKLEPDLVGSGIKEKYVFQKMGVPFRQMHSWDYSGPYHGYDGFAIFARDMDMAINNPIWGLTKAPWKKD